In one window of Verrucomicrobiia bacterium DNA:
- a CDS encoding cbb3-type cytochrome c oxidase subunit II — MKSAPLIFLGILLGLAGSWWGMVVGPKLQLGSASAVEVKGSSVHYPPVRPGLAKQGAEIYRREGCNACHSQLVRPAGFGFDLGLGWGPRRTVGQDYLRDDPVMLGHVRVGPDLANIGLRLGAGDTNAQPTMVAYQLRHLYDPRGAMPGSIMPAYRHLFRLQPIEGQRSPDALNLNGPAAPPEGFQVVPTDEAKALMAYLLSLQSPVSLKEAPILSRPGEESEEEEEEATNDVAEVAILTR; from the coding sequence ATGAAGTCGGCACCGTTGATCTTTCTGGGGATTCTGCTGGGTCTGGCGGGGTCGTGGTGGGGGATGGTGGTGGGCCCGAAGCTGCAGTTGGGGAGCGCCTCCGCGGTTGAGGTGAAGGGTTCGAGTGTGCATTACCCGCCGGTGCGGCCTGGTTTGGCGAAGCAGGGAGCCGAGATCTATCGGCGCGAGGGATGCAATGCCTGCCACAGCCAGCTGGTCCGGCCTGCGGGGTTTGGGTTCGATCTGGGGCTGGGCTGGGGTCCGCGCCGCACGGTGGGGCAGGACTATCTGCGCGATGACCCGGTGATGCTGGGGCATGTCCGGGTGGGACCGGATCTGGCGAACATCGGATTGCGATTGGGGGCTGGCGACACCAATGCGCAGCCGACGATGGTGGCGTATCAGTTGCGGCACTTGTACGACCCGCGCGGTGCGATGCCGGGATCGATCATGCCGGCGTACCGGCACCTTTTCCGGCTGCAACCGATCGAGGGCCAACGGTCGCCCGATGCCCTCAATTTGAACGGCCCGGCGGCACCGCCGGAAGGATTCCAAGTGGTTCCCACGGACGAGGCGAAAGCGCTGATGGCCTATCTCTTGAGCCTGCAATCGCCGGTCTCCCTGAAGGAGGCGCCGATCCTCAGCCGCCCGGGCGAGGAATCGGAAGAGGAGGAGGAAGAGGCGACCAACGATGTGGCCGAGGTGGCGATACTGACCCGATGA
- a CDS encoding BlaI/MecI/CopY family transcriptional regulator, with product MKDEGRRAPIELTEAEWSVIKAVWEREPCTAPEVQERLRAATGWTYSTVRTLMDRMVGKGLLTARKDGKVTHFRSVATREQARRGEVLYALEHAFDGALTPMVECLLDTRGLSERELDELDALIRSHRRRSRK from the coding sequence ATGAAGGATGAAGGCAGGCGGGCGCCGATCGAACTCACGGAGGCGGAGTGGAGCGTCATCAAGGCGGTGTGGGAGCGGGAGCCGTGCACCGCGCCGGAGGTGCAGGAGCGGTTGCGGGCGGCGACGGGATGGACGTACAGCACGGTGCGGACGTTGATGGACCGGATGGTGGGGAAGGGGTTGTTGACGGCGCGGAAGGACGGGAAGGTGACCCATTTCCGGTCGGTGGCGACGCGGGAGCAGGCGCGTCGCGGGGAGGTGTTGTATGCGCTGGAGCACGCCTTCGACGGGGCGTTGACGCCGATGGTGGAGTGCCTGCTGGACACGCGGGGCCTGTCGGAACGGGAGCTGGACGAGCTGGACGCGCTGATCCGGTCGCATCGGCGGCGCAGCCGGAAGTGA
- a CDS encoding prolyl oligopeptidase family serine peptidase — MTRPSALPQRLALALALTAAVAQAAPVPDQVVADGIPALPGGLAERVAPYLEFRIASFQDWHPQRRNVLLTTRFADTAQLHLVQLPGGARRQLTFLPDPVASGTFLPGDGSRIVFQQDTGGGEFFQLFRLDRDTGDITLLTDGKSRNTFPRWAQDSRQLAYASTRRTGRDTDFYRLDPVQPDSDRLVAELPGGGWMPLDWSPDETRLLALSYVSINESSLHLIDMATGERRQVSPPAAVPVAYGGARFLPDGRQALVTTDHDAEFRRFARLDLGTGNLEPVGPQPTGDVESFDLSPDGRTVAWFTNEDGISVLRIADSRSWRERRVPALPRGVASGLRWHRNGREVAFSLGSARAPGEVYSVHARLNTLTRWTESETGGLNTARFADAELIRTTAFDGLPLSGFLYRPDPRRFPGPRPVLVLIHGGPESQSRPGFQGRWNYLVQELGIALLYPNVRGSSGFGKTFVSLDNGMKREDSVRDIGAFLDAVAADPHLDDSRVAVYGGSYGGYMVLASLIHHGERLRCGINIVGISNFLTFLRNTQDYRRDLRRAEYGDERDPAMAEFLARISPLSQVERIRRPLLIAQGLNDPRVPASESEQMVEALRRHGSDVWYLLARDEGHGFARKKNSDFMFLALVRFLEEHL; from the coding sequence ATGACCCGCCCTTCCGCGTTGCCTCAGCGCCTCGCGCTCGCCCTCGCCCTGACCGCCGCCGTGGCCCAGGCGGCCCCGGTGCCCGACCAGGTGGTCGCCGACGGCATCCCCGCCCTGCCCGGGGGACTGGCGGAACGCGTCGCGCCCTACCTCGAATTCCGCATCGCCAGTTTCCAGGACTGGCATCCCCAGCGCCGGAACGTCCTGCTGACCACCCGGTTCGCAGACACCGCCCAACTCCACCTCGTGCAACTGCCCGGCGGGGCCCGCCGCCAGCTCACCTTCCTTCCCGATCCGGTCGCGTCGGGCACCTTCCTGCCCGGCGATGGTTCCCGGATCGTATTTCAACAGGACACCGGGGGCGGCGAGTTCTTCCAGCTCTTCCGGCTCGACCGCGACACCGGCGACATCACCCTCCTCACGGATGGGAAATCCAGGAACACCTTCCCTCGCTGGGCGCAGGATTCCCGCCAGCTCGCCTACGCCTCGACCCGGCGCACCGGACGCGACACGGATTTCTACCGCCTCGACCCGGTTCAGCCCGACTCCGACCGTCTGGTCGCCGAGTTGCCGGGCGGCGGCTGGATGCCGCTCGACTGGTCGCCTGACGAAACCCGTCTCCTCGCCCTCTCCTACGTCTCCATCAACGAGAGTTCCCTTCATCTGATCGACATGGCCACCGGCGAGCGGCGCCAGGTCTCCCCGCCCGCGGCCGTCCCGGTCGCCTACGGCGGCGCCCGCTTTCTCCCCGATGGCCGCCAGGCCCTGGTCACCACCGACCACGATGCCGAGTTCCGTCGTTTCGCACGACTGGACCTTGGCACCGGAAACCTCGAACCCGTGGGGCCCCAGCCCACCGGGGATGTCGAGTCCTTCGACCTGTCGCCGGATGGCCGCACGGTCGCCTGGTTCACCAACGAGGATGGCATCAGCGTCCTCCGCATCGCCGACAGCCGGTCCTGGCGGGAACGTCGGGTGCCAGCCCTGCCCAGGGGGGTTGCCTCCGGACTGCGCTGGCATCGCAACGGACGGGAAGTCGCCTTCTCCCTCGGCTCGGCCCGCGCCCCCGGCGAGGTGTATTCCGTTCACGCCCGCCTGAACACCCTCACCCGCTGGACCGAAAGCGAGACCGGCGGCCTCAACACGGCCCGCTTCGCCGACGCCGAACTCATCCGCACAACGGCGTTCGACGGCCTGCCCCTCTCAGGCTTCCTCTACCGCCCCGACCCGCGTCGCTTCCCGGGACCTCGTCCCGTTCTCGTCCTGATTCACGGCGGACCGGAATCGCAGTCGCGCCCCGGTTTTCAGGGCCGCTGGAATTACCTCGTCCAGGAGCTGGGAATCGCCCTCCTTTACCCCAACGTCCGCGGCTCCTCCGGATTCGGAAAGACCTTCGTCTCCCTCGACAACGGGATGAAACGCGAGGATTCGGTCCGCGACATCGGCGCCTTTCTCGATGCGGTCGCCGCCGATCCCCATCTCGACGACTCCCGCGTTGCCGTGTACGGCGGGAGCTATGGCGGCTACATGGTCCTCGCCTCCCTCATCCATCACGGCGAACGCCTGCGCTGCGGCATCAACATCGTCGGCATCTCCAACTTCCTCACCTTCCTCCGCAATACCCAGGACTACCGCCGCGACCTCCGCCGCGCCGAATACGGCGACGAACGCGACCCGGCCATGGCCGAATTCCTTGCCCGTATCTCGCCGCTCTCCCAGGTCGAACGAATCCGCCGTCCCCTCCTGATCGCGCAGGGTCTCAACGATCCCCGCGTCCCCGCCTCCGAATCCGAACAAATGGTGGAGGCCCTGCGCCGTCATGGCAGCGACGTCTGGTATCTCCTCGCCCGCGACGAAGGCCACGGATTCGCCAGGAAGAAGAACTCCGACTTCATGTTCCTCGCCCTCGTTCGTTTCCTCGAGGAACACCTCTGA
- a CDS encoding M48 family metalloprotease, with product MKTWIEFLNRAGETAMPVALAAFVQVSGVVLVLLVLDRLLARRVRAVFRHALWLLVPLKLLLPPGVALPTSAAYWLRMEAPVAEQMRGEVFNGDVRVGYADGIAGIHDAADRAPGEGQDTVGQPGLTLRGGGVLGWFVGFAGLAGWMAWGAVRVRRTVREGRRGTATLEAMAVGAAAELGLGRTPRVVVCERAGTPAVCGLWRPVVVMPPSLVDGLDAEPMRAVLLHEMAHVKRGDLGWNLLQSALLAVYWWHPLVWVAQARMRRVREEAVDETVAVVLRGETEGYARALVRVARHAVRRRAPGLGWVGILESRSALHERVRRLISLPTPGSARLGMVQRLSVGLLAVGLLPMAPRSSDQEAATGAVGASVPREVAAATERGGTTVVAGGDALPEDSESIAALVQAIKEGNEELAAMLLRYRSGWPPVIQQRMRIAELEARLAERRLRDGGRSSLEPLWTDQGASAGEALTGPAITGASMKLLTVLVADASPPYYVGGDLPTMLSELAPRLRALGTDPETVLMVRAEQRASWDSVAALIEAARASGIRRVSLSRAEGAGPVGIPAGTSPVLRASPARMIQLEAVVYQWSAATRQAVGLGGDAEGSMVPMTRARMQGVRRTAEASEDAVIMNLHRVTTLEGRAATFEVEEPAASLRRLGLSRLRMEVLPRPSGDGYTFELELGTQWTDVIPVVKDGTAAADARVEPRQEGGVYSVNAVGYINSRRNGRVRLYDGQSVWIPLPRSSVFPAEDASTRDRWLQVTAQTIDPAGNPIHTREAETVPTQE from the coding sequence ATGAAGACCTGGATCGAGTTCCTGAACCGGGCTGGCGAGACGGCGATGCCGGTCGCGCTGGCGGCCTTCGTGCAGGTGAGCGGGGTGGTGCTGGTTCTTCTGGTGTTGGATCGGTTGCTGGCAAGGCGGGTGCGCGCCGTGTTCCGGCATGCGCTCTGGCTGCTGGTGCCGTTGAAGCTGCTGTTGCCGCCGGGAGTGGCCCTGCCGACCTCGGCGGCCTACTGGCTGCGGATGGAGGCCCCGGTGGCGGAACAGATGCGAGGGGAAGTCTTCAACGGCGACGTTCGTGTCGGGTACGCCGACGGGATCGCGGGAATCCATGACGCGGCGGATCGCGCGCCGGGCGAAGGACAGGACACGGTGGGCCAGCCGGGCCTGACCTTACGGGGGGGTGGCGTGCTGGGGTGGTTCGTGGGCTTCGCCGGCTTGGCGGGCTGGATGGCATGGGGTGCGGTCCGGGTGCGGCGGACGGTGCGGGAAGGCCGGCGGGGAACGGCGACCCTCGAGGCCATGGCAGTCGGGGCGGCGGCGGAGTTGGGTCTGGGGCGGACGCCCCGGGTGGTGGTCTGTGAACGGGCGGGCACACCTGCGGTGTGCGGTCTGTGGCGGCCGGTGGTGGTGATGCCGCCATCGTTGGTGGACGGGCTGGATGCGGAGCCCATGCGAGCGGTGCTGTTGCACGAGATGGCCCATGTGAAGCGGGGCGACCTGGGGTGGAACCTGCTGCAGTCGGCCTTGCTGGCGGTGTATTGGTGGCATCCGCTGGTGTGGGTGGCGCAGGCGCGGATGCGGCGGGTGCGGGAGGAGGCGGTGGACGAGACGGTCGCCGTGGTCTTGCGTGGGGAGACGGAGGGGTACGCGCGGGCGCTGGTACGGGTGGCCCGTCACGCGGTCCGGCGGCGGGCGCCAGGTCTGGGGTGGGTGGGGATTCTGGAGTCGCGCAGTGCGTTGCACGAGCGGGTGCGGCGGCTGATCTCGCTGCCCACGCCCGGAAGCGCGCGCTTGGGGATGGTCCAGCGGTTGAGCGTGGGATTGCTGGCGGTGGGACTGTTGCCCATGGCGCCGCGGTCCAGTGATCAGGAGGCGGCGACGGGGGCGGTGGGAGCCTCAGTGCCGCGCGAGGTTGCGGCGGCAACGGAACGAGGCGGGACGACGGTCGTGGCGGGTGGGGACGCTTTGCCCGAGGACAGCGAATCCATCGCGGCGCTGGTCCAGGCGATCAAGGAGGGCAATGAGGAATTGGCGGCGATGCTGCTGCGGTACCGCAGTGGATGGCCGCCTGTCATCCAGCAACGCATGAGGATCGCGGAGCTGGAAGCCCGATTGGCCGAACGCCGCCTGCGGGATGGTGGGCGCTCGTCTTTGGAACCGCTGTGGACGGACCAGGGGGCGAGTGCGGGCGAAGCACTGACCGGCCCGGCAATTACTGGGGCGTCGATGAAACTGCTGACCGTATTGGTGGCGGACGCCTCGCCGCCCTACTACGTGGGCGGCGACCTGCCGACCATGCTGTCGGAACTGGCACCTCGACTGCGGGCGTTGGGAACCGACCCCGAGACCGTCCTGATGGTGCGGGCCGAGCAGCGGGCTTCCTGGGATTCGGTCGCCGCACTGATCGAGGCCGCCCGTGCGTCGGGGATCCGTCGGGTGAGCCTGTCGCGGGCGGAGGGGGCCGGACCCGTCGGGATCCCGGCCGGGACATCGCCGGTTCTCCGGGCGTCGCCTGCGCGAATGATTCAGCTCGAAGCTGTCGTGTACCAATGGAGCGCGGCGACCCGGCAGGCCGTGGGACTCGGAGGGGATGCTGAAGGGTCGATGGTGCCCATGACACGGGCCCGGATGCAGGGCGTGAGGCGCACCGCGGAGGCGTCGGAGGATGCTGTCATCATGAACCTTCACCGAGTGACAACCCTCGAGGGACGGGCCGCAACGTTTGAGGTGGAGGAACCCGCGGCGTCGTTGCGTCGGTTGGGATTGAGCCGGCTGCGGATGGAGGTGCTGCCCCGGCCGTCCGGCGACGGGTACACGTTCGAACTCGAGTTAGGGACGCAGTGGACGGATGTGATTCCGGTGGTGAAGGACGGCACGGCGGCGGCGGATGCCCGAGTGGAGCCCCGTCAGGAAGGAGGCGTGTATTCGGTGAACGCGGTGGGGTACATCAACAGCCGGAGAAACGGCCGGGTGCGCCTGTACGATGGCCAGTCGGTCTGGATTCCGCTTCCCCGGAGTTCCGTGTTTCCGGCGGAGGATGCCTCGACGCGGGACCGATGGTTGCAGGTAACCGCCCAGACGATCGATCCCGCCGGCAACCCGATCCACACCCGCGAGGCGGAGACGGTGCCGACGCAGGAGTAG
- a CDS encoding cytochrome c, which produces MKKAQSSSSIPSVLSSEASPKTGSYSLPAGFFLAISALLYLGNAEGCYHHGHFSASVYEPYADLRSIPSADGEVDRVNVGRQLYSLRGCVACHQPNGMGNPANQCPPVAGSDWVLTEGAGRLIRIILHGAAGPMVVNGQTWNGNMTPFGPVLDDEEIANILTYIRQAPEWGNNAGEVTPEMVRAVRDATADRTAQWSAAELLRIPETE; this is translated from the coding sequence ATGAAGAAGGCGCAGTCTTCCAGTTCCATTCCGTCCGTGTTGTCGTCGGAGGCGAGTCCGAAGACGGGCAGTTATTCGCTGCCGGCGGGCTTTTTCCTGGCGATCTCGGCGCTGCTCTATCTGGGCAACGCGGAGGGGTGCTACCATCACGGGCACTTTTCGGCGTCGGTGTACGAGCCGTATGCGGATCTGCGGAGCATTCCCAGCGCCGATGGCGAGGTGGACCGGGTGAACGTGGGGCGCCAGCTCTACTCCCTGCGTGGGTGCGTGGCCTGCCACCAGCCGAACGGCATGGGCAATCCGGCCAACCAATGTCCTCCCGTGGCGGGTTCGGACTGGGTGTTGACCGAGGGGGCCGGGCGGCTGATCCGGATCATCCTGCACGGGGCGGCCGGGCCGATGGTGGTGAACGGGCAGACCTGGAATGGGAACATGACGCCATTCGGCCCGGTGCTGGACGACGAGGAGATTGCCAACATCCTGACCTACATCCGCCAGGCTCCCGAGTGGGGCAACAATGCGGGCGAAGTGACACCGGAGATGGTGCGTGCGGTGCGGGACGCGACGGCGGATCGGACCGCGCAGTGGTCGGCGGCCGAACTGCTCAGGATTCCGGAGACGGAGTAG
- a CDS encoding cytochrome c, with product MRYFLALFALTCVLVVVVAGPRGSTSRRPPIEIWDDMDRQLKLRPQAVAGFEGWQDARTSRPWVAGTVPRLEPVRVGGNLVHRFEDHPVITGREAVQTNHVESIPLPVTERLLARGRERYGIHCTPCHGATGDGNGIVKRFGHAAIPALTDEARVRLPDGYLYQVIQMGSPSGLMGPYGAQIEIEDRWAIVAYMRALQLSRLGQPEDLPETVRVTLK from the coding sequence ATGCGTTATTTCCTCGCCCTATTCGCCCTGACGTGCGTGCTGGTGGTGGTGGTTGCCGGGCCGCGCGGCTCGACCTCGCGGCGTCCGCCCATTGAGATCTGGGATGACATGGACCGGCAGTTGAAGCTGCGACCGCAGGCGGTCGCCGGATTTGAAGGATGGCAGGATGCCCGGACCTCGCGACCCTGGGTGGCGGGCACGGTGCCCCGGTTGGAGCCTGTGCGGGTGGGTGGCAACCTGGTGCATCGCTTCGAGGATCACCCGGTGATCACGGGCCGTGAGGCGGTTCAGACCAACCATGTGGAATCAATTCCGCTTCCGGTCACGGAGCGCCTGCTGGCGCGGGGACGGGAGCGTTATGGGATCCACTGCACGCCGTGCCATGGTGCGACCGGGGACGGCAACGGGATCGTCAAGCGGTTCGGCCATGCGGCGATTCCGGCGTTGACCGATGAGGCCCGGGTGCGTTTGCCGGACGGCTACCTGTACCAGGTGATCCAGATGGGGAGTCCGAGCGGCCTGATGGGGCCCTATGGAGCCCAGATCGAGATTGAAGATCGCTGGGCGATCGTGGCCTACATGCGAGCGCTGCAATTGTCGCGCCTTGGCCAGCCCGAGGACTTACCCGAAACCGTCCGAGTGACGCTCAAATAG
- a CDS encoding DUF2784 domain-containing protein produces MIHQGYLRAADLVLLLHASFVAFVVGGWLLVSLGGWLKWDWVRRPLFRGAHLVAIAFVTVQAALGRVCPLTTLENFLRDRAGTEPTYPDTFIRYWVGRCLFYEADPWVFTAAYLAFLALVIANLWLVPIRKAPRSPATPSPES; encoded by the coding sequence ATGATCCACCAGGGGTATCTCCGCGCAGCCGATCTCGTCCTGCTCCTCCACGCCAGCTTCGTCGCCTTTGTCGTCGGCGGCTGGCTCCTGGTCTCGCTTGGGGGCTGGTTGAAGTGGGACTGGGTACGCCGCCCGCTCTTCCGGGGCGCCCACCTCGTCGCCATCGCCTTCGTCACCGTTCAGGCCGCTCTCGGCAGGGTCTGCCCGCTCACCACCCTCGAGAATTTCCTCCGCGATCGGGCCGGCACGGAACCCACCTATCCCGACACCTTTATCCGTTACTGGGTCGGACGATGCCTCTTCTACGAGGCCGATCCCTGGGTGTTCACCGCGGCCTATCTGGCCTTCCTCGCCCTGGTGATCGCCAATCTCTGGCTGGTGCCCATCCGCAAGGCGCCCCGCAGCCCCGCTACTCCGTCTCCGGAATCCTGA
- a CDS encoding cbb3-type cytochrome c oxidase subunit I, whose product MSPSTYSPTGREGVPTLAEVDASCRWLACLLVPKAAAWGVIGTLLLLVASIKLHAPGLGADHAWLGYGRLAPAGWSALVYGFVGQAAMAVGLWVVARASRQRLQAPFLIGLGGACWNLGILGGVVGVLAGYSTGREWLEMPVWAMTFAVIGAAFVGVAGWMTFATRTEEQTYPSAWFVLLGLLAFVWVGTVALLMLGGEGVRGVTQVLVQRWFAGGVSKLWLGGIAAGIVFHFLPLLANRPLASRPLALIGFWSLAVFTPWAITMHGDPFPRWVVSLGMAGQALGMIGLVSIALNWWKTAEGALGAVFSGGPGRLLGAAAMAYVAGWGIQYLAGLPQAAAVLRLTWIHQGQDWLWVGGAVGLAVMAVVPEMVERATGRPLNSGLMNWNGRLMLIGVGLIAIPLLLAGVVQGLGLNSGTRPFLEVLRGSMHWVRLSTLGYMVLLAGQLVFLLAVMGWWRTAVREWMAGVVAYWSAPVSDDRMEVRS is encoded by the coding sequence ATGAGTCCGTCAACGTATTCGCCTACAGGGCGCGAGGGGGTCCCCACATTGGCCGAGGTGGATGCGTCGTGCCGGTGGCTGGCCTGCCTGCTGGTTCCCAAGGCGGCGGCCTGGGGCGTCATCGGGACCCTTTTGTTGCTCGTCGCCTCCATCAAGCTGCATGCGCCCGGGTTGGGAGCGGACCATGCGTGGCTTGGGTACGGGAGGCTGGCGCCGGCGGGTTGGAGTGCGCTGGTCTATGGCTTTGTTGGGCAGGCGGCGATGGCGGTGGGCTTGTGGGTGGTGGCCCGGGCGTCGCGTCAGCGGTTGCAGGCGCCATTCCTGATCGGGTTGGGGGGGGCCTGTTGGAACCTGGGAATCCTGGGAGGCGTCGTCGGCGTCCTGGCGGGTTACTCGACGGGCCGGGAGTGGTTGGAGATGCCGGTTTGGGCGATGACCTTCGCCGTGATCGGGGCCGCGTTCGTCGGGGTGGCCGGATGGATGACCTTCGCGACCCGGACCGAGGAGCAGACCTATCCCTCCGCGTGGTTCGTGTTGCTGGGGTTGCTGGCCTTCGTGTGGGTGGGGACGGTGGCGTTGCTGATGTTGGGCGGGGAAGGGGTTCGCGGGGTGACGCAGGTGCTGGTGCAGCGCTGGTTTGCGGGCGGGGTGAGCAAGCTCTGGCTGGGCGGCATCGCGGCGGGGATCGTCTTTCATTTCCTGCCGTTGCTGGCGAACCGGCCGTTGGCGAGCCGGCCGTTGGCGCTGATCGGATTCTGGAGCCTGGCGGTGTTCACGCCTTGGGCGATCACGATGCACGGGGATCCGTTTCCCCGTTGGGTGGTGAGCCTGGGGATGGCGGGTCAGGCGTTGGGCATGATCGGGCTGGTGTCGATTGCGCTGAACTGGTGGAAGACCGCCGAGGGGGCGCTGGGCGCGGTATTCTCGGGTGGACCGGGCCGCCTGCTGGGCGCGGCGGCGATGGCCTACGTGGCGGGCTGGGGCATTCAGTATCTGGCCGGGCTGCCGCAGGCGGCGGCGGTGTTGCGGTTGACATGGATTCACCAGGGGCAGGACTGGCTCTGGGTGGGCGGCGCGGTCGGGCTGGCGGTCATGGCGGTGGTGCCGGAGATGGTCGAGCGGGCGACCGGGCGGCCCTTGAACTCCGGCCTCATGAACTGGAACGGGCGGCTGATGCTGATCGGGGTGGGGTTGATCGCCATTCCGCTGCTGCTGGCGGGTGTGGTGCAGGGGCTTGGATTGAATTCGGGCACCCGGCCGTTTCTGGAGGTGCTTCGTGGAAGCATGCACTGGGTTCGATTGAGCACGCTGGGGTACATGGTCCTTCTGGCAGGGCAACTGGTCTTCCTGCTGGCCGTGATGGGCTGGTGGCGCACGGCGGTGAGGGAATGGATGGCCGGGGTGGTGGCGTACTGGTCTGCGCCGGTATCGGATGACCGGATGGAGGTGCGTTCATGA